Proteins encoded in a region of the Oryctolagus cuniculus chromosome 10, mOryCun1.1, whole genome shotgun sequence genome:
- the POMGNT2 gene encoding protein O-linked-mannose beta-1,4-N-acetylglucosaminyltransferase 2, which produces MHLSAVFNALLVSVLAAVLWKHVRLREHAATLEEELALGQQAPEPAPALRIDYPKALQILMEGGTHMVCTGRTHTDRICRFQWLCYSNEAEEFIFFHGNTSAMLPNLGSRRFQPALLDLSTVEDHNTQYFNFVELPAAALRFMPKPVFVPDVALIANRFNPDNLMHVFHDDLLPLFYTLRQFPGLAHEARLFFMEGWGEGAHFDLYKLLSPKQPLLRAQLKALGRLLCFSHAFVGLSKVTTWYQYGFVQPQGPKANILVSGNEIRQFARFMTEKLNVSHTGPPLGEEYILVFSRTHNRLILNEAELLLALAQEFQMKTVTVSLEDHAFADVVRLVSNASMLVSVHGAQLVTTLFLPRGATVVELFPYAVNPDHYTPYKTLALLPGMDLQYVAWRNMMLENTVTHPERPWDQGGIAHLDRAEQARILQSREVPRHLCCRNPEWLFRIYQDTKVDIPSLIQTIRRVVKGRPGPRKQKWTVSLYPGKVREARCQASVQGASEARLTVSWQIPWNLKYLKVREVKYEVWLQEQGENTYVPYILALQNHTFTENIKPFTTYLVWVRCIFNKVLLGPFADVLVCST; this is translated from the coding sequence ATGCACCTGTCGGCGGTGTTCAATGCCCTGCTGGTATCGGTGCTGGCGGCCGTCCTGTGGAAGCACGTGCGGCTGCGCGAGCATGCGGCCActctggaggaggagctggccctCGGCCAGCAGGCCCCAGAGCCGGCCCCGGCGCTGAGGATCGACTACCCAAAGGCCCTGCAGATTCTGATGGAGGGCGGCACCCACATGGTGTGCACGGGCCGCACGCACACCGACCGCATCTGCCGCTTCCAGTGGCTCTGCTACTCCAACGAGGCCGAGGAGTTCATCTTCTTCCACGGCAACACCTCTGCGAtgctgcccaacctgggctcaCGGCGCTTCCAGCCGGCCCTGCTTGACCTGTCCACCGTGGAGGACCACAACACCCAGTACTTCAACTTCGTGGAGCTGCCCGCCGCGGCCCTGCGCTTCATGCCCAAGCCGGTGTTCGTGCCCGACGTGGCGCTCATCGCCAACCGCTTCAACCCCGACAACCTCATGCACGTCTTCCACGACGACCTGCTGCCGCTGTTCTACACGCTGCGGCAGTTCCCCGGCCTGGCCCACGAGGCCCGGCTCTTCTTCATGGAGGGCTGGGGCGAGGGCGCGCACTTTGACCTCTACAAACTCCTCAGCCCCAAGCAGCCGCTGCTGCGGGCACAGCTGAAGGCCCTGGggcggctgctctgcttctcccaCGCCTTCGTGGGCCTCTCCAAGGTCACCACCTGGTACCAGTACGGTTTCgtgcagccccagggccccaAAGCCAACATCCTCGTGTCAGGCAACGAGATCCGGCAGTTTGCACGGTTCATGACGGAGAAGCTGAACGTGAGCCACACCGGGCCGCCGTTGGGCGAGGAGTACATCCTGGTCTTCAGCCGCACCCACAACAGACTCATCCTGAATGAGGCAGAGCTGCTGCTGGCGCTGGCCCAGGAGTTCCAGATGAAGACGGTGACGGTGTCCCTGGAGGACCACGCCTTCGCCGACGTCGTGCGGCTGGTCAGCAACGCCTCCATGCTGGTCAGTGTGCATGGGGCCCAGCTGGTCACCACCCTCTTCCTGCCCCGTGGGGCCACCGTGGTGGAGCTCTTCCCATACGCCGTCAACCCCGACCACTACACGCCCTATAAGACACTGGCCCTGCTGCCCGGCATGGACCTGCAGTATGTCGCATGGCGGAACATGATGCTGGAGAACACGGTCACGCACCCCGAGCGGCCCTGGGACCAGGGAGGCATCGCCCACCTGGACCGGGCCGAGCAGGCCCGTATCCTGCAAAGCCGCGAGGTCCCACGGCATCTCTGTTGCCGGAACCCCGAGTGGCTCTTCCGGATCTATCAGGACACCAAGGTGGACATCCCGTCCCTCATCCAGACCATACGGCGCGTGGTGAAGGGCCGACCGGGGCCACGGAAGCAGAAGTGGACAGTCAGCCTGTACCCCGGCAAGGTACGGGAGGCGCGGTGCCAGGCGTCAGTGCAGGGTGCCTCCGAGGCCCGGCTCACCGTGTCCTGGCAGATCCCTTGGAACCTCAAGTACCTGAAGGTGAGGGAGGTGAAGTACGAGGtgtggctgcaggagcagggCGAGAACACCTACGTGCCTTACATCCTGGCCCTGCAGAACCACACCTTCACGGAGAACATCAAGCCCTTCACCACCTACCTGGTGTGGGTCCGCTGCATCTTCAACAAGGTCCTCCTGGGGCCCTTTGCAGACGTACTCGTGTGCAGCACGTAG